Proteins co-encoded in one Arthrobacter alpinus genomic window:
- a CDS encoding sugar ABC transporter ATP-binding protein, giving the protein MNEDIPVVTMEGISIEFPGVKALDTVDFRLFQGEVHALMGENGAGKSTLIKALTGVYGIDSGKIVVLGREESFSSPAQAQEARISTVYQEVNLCANLSVEENILLGREPRRGGLIHWKAVRARATEILSRMHLDIDPGSELASHSIAVQQLVAIARSVEVDAKVLILDEPTSSLDTGEVNQLFQVIRELRDSGVAILFVSHFLEQVYEISDRLTVLRNGALVGEYMTRTLPRLELIAKMIGKDLATLDALEDEPSAAKEATAADAVAVIAAEGLGRKGRIDPFDLSIFPGEVIGLAGLLGSGRTELARLLFGADKHDVGSLTVGGAPGKIRTPRNAINAGIAFSSEDRKAEGLIGDLSVRDNLVLAMQASRGWLRRIPRRQQDELTEKYIKALDIRPANPNSLIRNLSGGNQQKVLLARWLITSPKLLILDEPTRGIDIGAKTQIQKLVLSLAKDGMSILFISAELEEVVRLSNRIAVLRDRKKIAELINDNVSVNDLMETIAGGSLS; this is encoded by the coding sequence ATGAATGAAGACATCCCGGTGGTGACAATGGAGGGCATCTCCATCGAATTCCCAGGCGTGAAGGCCTTGGACACCGTTGATTTCCGCCTCTTTCAAGGCGAAGTCCATGCTCTCATGGGTGAAAATGGTGCCGGTAAATCAACGCTGATCAAAGCGCTCACGGGTGTGTATGGCATCGATTCGGGCAAGATCGTTGTGCTGGGGCGTGAGGAGAGTTTCAGTAGTCCTGCTCAGGCGCAAGAAGCCCGCATCTCCACGGTGTACCAAGAGGTCAACCTCTGCGCGAATCTCAGCGTCGAAGAGAACATCTTGCTGGGGCGTGAGCCGCGCCGTGGCGGCCTGATTCATTGGAAAGCCGTTCGTGCCAGGGCCACTGAAATTCTGTCCCGGATGCATCTGGATATTGATCCGGGTTCCGAACTGGCCAGTCATTCCATCGCCGTGCAGCAGCTGGTTGCCATCGCCCGATCGGTCGAAGTCGATGCCAAAGTCTTGATCTTGGACGAACCTACGTCATCTCTGGATACTGGCGAAGTCAACCAGCTCTTCCAGGTCATTCGCGAATTGCGTGATTCCGGCGTCGCTATTCTCTTCGTATCGCATTTCTTGGAGCAGGTCTACGAGATTTCCGACCGCCTCACAGTGCTTCGCAACGGGGCTTTAGTGGGCGAATATATGACCCGGACACTGCCTCGTCTGGAATTGATTGCCAAAATGATTGGCAAGGATTTGGCCACTCTCGATGCACTCGAGGATGAACCGTCGGCGGCCAAGGAGGCCACTGCCGCAGACGCCGTGGCCGTGATTGCCGCCGAGGGTCTGGGCCGGAAGGGACGAATCGATCCGTTTGATCTGTCAATTTTCCCCGGCGAGGTCATTGGTCTGGCCGGACTGTTGGGGTCGGGGCGCACCGAGCTGGCTCGCCTGTTATTTGGGGCAGATAAGCACGACGTCGGATCCCTCACCGTCGGTGGTGCTCCGGGAAAGATCCGCACCCCTCGCAACGCTATCAACGCCGGTATTGCTTTTAGTTCCGAGGACAGGAAAGCTGAGGGGCTGATCGGCGATCTCTCTGTGCGCGACAACCTTGTCCTCGCCATGCAGGCTAGCCGGGGTTGGCTGCGCCGGATACCCCGCCGGCAGCAAGACGAGCTGACGGAAAAGTACATCAAGGCCTTGGATATTCGCCCGGCTAACCCGAACTCGCTCATTCGCAACCTCAGCGGTGGAAATCAACAAAAGGTGCTCTTGGCCCGGTGGCTGATCACCTCACCGAAACTGCTGATCCTTGACGAACCTACTCGTGGAATCGATATCGGCGCCAAGACTCAAATCCAAAAGCTGGTCCTCTCACTAGCCAAAGACGGCATGTCCATCCTGTTCATCTCTGCCGAACTCGAGGAAGTGGTGCGCCTTTCCAACAGAATTGCCGTGCTTCGCGACCGGAAGAAAATTGCAGAACTCATCAATGACAACGTGAGCGTCAACGACCTCATGGAAACCATCGCAGGCGGTTCTCTATCATGA
- the yjfF gene encoding galactofuranose ABC transporter, permease protein YjfF, with protein MSVLTPTPVAAGAKAKRQLTTNKFLPVLVTLALFILMFAVGSLIFPGFFSGQVVLNLFVDNAFLLVLAVGMTFVILTGGIDLSVGAVVALSMMIAASLLQAGWSPLITIVIVLVVGSVFGLLMGLAIQFFDIQPFIVTLAGMFLARGLCYVISLSSITITDSFFTTMAQTRIKFPGGLFISPSVIIALIVVAVAVLVLHHTRFGRTVYSIGGSEQSAVLMGLSVPRTKVLVYAISGLCSAIAGILFSFYSLSGYSLAAQGMELDAIAAVVIGGTLLTGGAGYVLGSVVGVLVLGIVQTFISYDGTLSSWWTKIVIGSLLLVFIILQRIFTRRKT; from the coding sequence ATGAGTGTTCTCACACCCACCCCCGTTGCGGCGGGCGCCAAGGCCAAACGGCAGCTCACCACGAACAAGTTTCTACCAGTCCTGGTCACCCTGGCATTGTTTATTCTCATGTTTGCCGTAGGGTCCTTGATTTTTCCCGGTTTCTTCTCGGGTCAGGTCGTCTTGAACTTGTTTGTTGACAATGCTTTTCTGTTGGTATTGGCGGTCGGGATGACCTTTGTCATTCTGACCGGTGGCATCGACCTTTCGGTAGGTGCCGTGGTGGCCCTGTCAATGATGATTGCCGCCAGTTTGTTGCAAGCTGGCTGGTCACCATTGATCACCATCGTCATTGTGCTGGTGGTGGGCTCCGTGTTCGGACTGTTGATGGGACTGGCTATTCAATTCTTTGATATCCAGCCGTTCATTGTCACCCTCGCTGGCATGTTTCTGGCCCGCGGGCTGTGCTATGTGATCAGTTTGAGCTCCATCACCATCACCGACAGCTTCTTCACCACCATGGCACAGACGCGCATCAAGTTCCCCGGCGGGCTGTTCATCTCCCCCAGCGTCATCATTGCCCTGATTGTGGTTGCTGTGGCAGTACTGGTGCTGCATCACACCCGCTTTGGCCGGACTGTGTATTCCATTGGCGGCAGCGAACAATCAGCGGTTCTCATGGGGCTGTCCGTGCCACGTACCAAGGTCCTGGTGTATGCCATCAGCGGCCTGTGCTCAGCCATTGCCGGGATTCTGTTCTCCTTCTACAGTCTCTCCGGCTACAGCCTTGCTGCCCAGGGCATGGAGCTGGACGCAATTGCCGCCGTCGTTATTGGTGGAACGTTGCTGACAGGCGGTGCGGGCTACGTACTCGGCTCTGTGGTGGGCGTCCTGGTGCTGGGCATTGTCCAGACCTTCATCTCCTACGACGGCACGCTGAGCTCATGGTGGACCAAGATCGTCATTGGCTCCCTGCTCCTGGTCTTCATCATTCTTCAGCGCATTTTCACGCGGAGAAAGACCTGA
- a CDS encoding substrate-binding domain-containing protein — MGGRPGQCWPGTGYAFGGDWSAESGYSAGQQLIDDGECTAVFAANDQMSLGVMRAAYERNLGLPRDLSVVGFDDSPESGYYFPPLTTIRQDFAELGRRCVAMILEGISGNDPLFSVRIQPHLTLRASTGPRPVALTRS; from the coding sequence ATGGGAGGCCGCCCTGGCCAATGCTGGCCTGGAACCGGGTACGCTTTTGGTGGGGACTGGAGCGCTGAATCCGGCTATTCGGCTGGGCAGCAGCTGATCGATGACGGTGAGTGCACTGCCGTATTTGCTGCCAACGATCAGATGTCTCTTGGCGTGATGCGTGCGGCCTATGAACGTAACCTTGGCCTGCCCCGTGACTTGTCCGTGGTGGGGTTCGATGACAGCCCCGAATCCGGCTACTACTTCCCGCCGCTGACAACCATCCGCCAAGACTTTGCCGAACTGGGGCGCCGATGTGTCGCCATGATTCTGGAGGGTATTTCGGGCAACGATCCGCTGTTTTCGGTTCGTATTCAGCCCCACCTGACGTTGCGGGCGAGCACCGGACCAAGGCCAGTAGCGCTGACCCGCAGCTGA
- a CDS encoding LacI family DNA-binding transcriptional regulator, with protein MTQKDSARHRPPVMEDVAAKAGVSHQTVSRVINNHPNVSAKTRTVVEAAIAELGYRRNTAARQLVTRRSETFGVVAHNMEHFGPSHILLGIQEAAHLAGYAVNTVGLPEVSEKAINETVEYLLAQQVDALVVIAPQEEIVRAIEQLHPGVPMVAIGDIGAAGVQSVGVDQQRGGYLATQHLIDQGHRNIAHIMGPTNWLDAQARRRGWEAALANAGLEPGTLLVGTGALNPAIRLGSS; from the coding sequence ATGACGCAGAAAGATTCCGCAAGGCACCGCCCGCCGGTCATGGAGGACGTGGCGGCGAAAGCCGGTGTCTCGCACCAGACGGTCTCTCGTGTGATCAATAATCATCCCAACGTCAGCGCAAAAACCCGGACTGTAGTGGAAGCAGCCATCGCCGAACTCGGCTACCGCCGCAACACCGCCGCCCGTCAATTGGTCACCCGGCGCTCTGAAACCTTTGGTGTAGTCGCCCATAATATGGAGCATTTCGGCCCCTCTCACATTCTGCTGGGCATCCAGGAAGCAGCACATTTGGCGGGGTATGCGGTCAACACTGTCGGCCTTCCTGAAGTCAGCGAAAAAGCCATCAATGAAACCGTTGAGTATCTTCTGGCCCAGCAAGTGGACGCCCTTGTAGTCATTGCACCCCAGGAAGAGATTGTCCGAGCCATTGAACAGTTGCACCCCGGTGTGCCCATGGTGGCCATTGGCGATATTGGTGCCGCAGGCGTGCAAAGCGTGGGCGTCGACCAGCAGCGTGGCGGCTATCTGGCAACACAGCATCTTATTGATCAGGGCCACCGGAACATTGCCCACATCATGGGCCCCACCAACTGGCTCGACGCCCAAGCCCGACGCCGAGGATGGGAGGCCGCCCTGGCCAATGCTGGCCTGGAACCGGGTACGCTTTTGGTGGGGACTGGAGCGCTGAATCCGGCTATTCGGCTGGGCAGCAGCTGA
- a CDS encoding ABC transporter permease, with translation MKSFLRGHLLWPVVALVALLVFNQIMAPDFFSLRVQDGHLYGSLVDILRNGAPTVLIALGMTLVIASRGIDLSVGAIVAIAGAVSCTYIYNSPDPGSLTTAMIAVVLAVLVGLLMGVWNGFLVSVIGIQPIIATLVLMTAGRGLAQLVTGGQIISVSNTHFKAIGAGYFLMLPISILITVVVFALTAILTRRTALGTLIESVGINPEASRLAGINARTLTWIVYIFCALCAALAGLMISSNVTAADANNAGLYIEMDAILAVVIGGTSLMGGRFSLTGTVIGAFIIQTLTTTVYTVGIAPEITLVFKALVVIIVCLLQSPKLRSLLKKPVKKTSLAPKEMVSN, from the coding sequence ATGAAATCATTTCTTCGAGGGCATCTTCTCTGGCCCGTGGTGGCACTTGTTGCCCTGTTGGTGTTTAACCAGATCATGGCCCCGGACTTCTTCTCCCTTCGGGTTCAGGACGGTCACCTCTATGGCAGCTTGGTAGATATCCTGCGCAACGGCGCACCCACCGTCTTGATCGCACTGGGCATGACGCTGGTCATTGCCTCCCGCGGCATTGATTTGTCCGTGGGCGCCATCGTTGCCATAGCCGGCGCGGTCTCATGTACCTATATCTATAACTCGCCAGACCCGGGATCGCTCACCACGGCGATGATCGCCGTGGTGCTTGCGGTGCTTGTTGGCCTGCTGATGGGCGTCTGGAACGGTTTCCTTGTCTCCGTTATCGGCATCCAGCCCATCATCGCCACGTTGGTGCTGATGACGGCGGGTCGCGGGCTGGCGCAGCTGGTCACTGGCGGACAAATCATCTCCGTATCCAATACGCACTTCAAGGCTATTGGTGCGGGCTACTTCCTGATGCTGCCCATCTCAATCCTCATCACTGTGGTGGTTTTTGCTCTCACCGCCATTTTGACCCGCAGGACGGCGCTGGGGACGCTCATTGAATCGGTGGGCATCAACCCGGAAGCAAGCCGGCTCGCGGGTATTAATGCCCGAACACTGACCTGGATTGTGTACATCTTCTGTGCCCTGTGTGCTGCATTGGCCGGGCTGATGATTAGCTCCAACGTCACGGCGGCCGACGCTAATAATGCTGGCCTTTACATTGAAATGGATGCGATTCTGGCCGTCGTCATCGGTGGCACCTCACTGATGGGTGGCCGGTTCAGCCTCACCGGCACGGTAATTGGCGCATTCATCATTCAAACCCTGACAACTACTGTTTACACCGTGGGAATCGCTCCTGAAATCACTTTGGTATTCAAGGCTTTGGTGGTCATTATTGTTTGCCTGCTGCAGTCACCGAAGCTGCGGTCCCTGCTGAAAAAGCCCGTCAAGAAAACTTCACTGGCCCCGAAAGAAATGGTGTCCAACTGA